DNA from Triplophysa rosa linkage group LG12, Trosa_1v2, whole genome shotgun sequence:
TCAAGTGGGAGGGGCCCGCTTGCTCTAATCAAAGCAGCGATTTCAAAATCTGTTTGTTGTGGACACCCGTGCAGCCTGCATGACTGAGATATGCGATTGAGGTCTGAGATAAACAGACCTAACAGAACACCACCATCTGAGGACATTGTTGAATGCTGACACATGGACACAGTGTGTCTGACTGTAATCATGTAGTCTGTGGAGCAGGGAAAGCCCTGTGCAAACCTACCAGCATGAGACGTGTCATAATGAACAATGTACACAATGTATTTAGGACAAGATAAGCGTGCTGACATAGGCGTGTTGCTAGAAAAGGTTCTGTAAGTGGTCTCAGCTAGTTTGCTACTAGTGTTAGTTAAACTGTCTGTGAATCCTTAAGGTAGGAACTTTGACGTTCTCTGTTTTTTTATAATCTCTCATGAATCTCCATTTTAATGATAACATGCAACATCAAAAATAGGTCTGGCTGATATCAGGAGCAGTATGTCAACACGAAGCATTGACTTTCATTTACCTCTTCACCAAAAGTTCAAACTCTGTGATCTTCCCTGCAGAATATCTGCAGTCGGTGGGAAGGTTCATCACAGAGAGAAAGGAAAGAGCGTTTCAGGATTAGCTCAAGAGTGTGGGTGATCTGATCTCAGCATGACATTTCATTATTTCTGCTCAACAATGTCTTTGCATACAAAGGATGGCTTAAGAATTCAAGAGCTCTTTGCAAGTTATCAAAGAATTAAAGGGCAAAATAGTGTTTGGACAGATTTGATTTTGATCAGATTCAGATTTTAAAGTTCAGCTGTGTAAAGAAGGCAGAGAGCTGCTGTTGAATCCACCGCACAGAAATCTTCTGCATCTGAGTCAAAAATAACACGTGTGAATCATGATGATCCAGCAAAACTGCGACATACTGTACAGTTAAAATATTGACTATTAACTACACTTCCCCTGATTTAACAATGATCTCTCACATTCGTGCATTATTGATGAAAGACAGACATTGATAGAAGGGGGTTTTCTGCAGAAGCCAGCAATCCGTGTATTGAATCTTTGGCATACAGTACGCACACGAAATGTATACGCGCACCTATAGGCCTACACCTACAGACGTATGTGAACACGGAGTCCCATTGACAACTTGCACCGACCTAGTTTTAGGTTGTCATGTAAACACGTCTTCTTCGATTGCGTAACACACCGTGTTGCATAACAGAAGCTAGGATGACCTATCCGGTATgacaaaacaaatcatttagCTCGCGCGCTGATTCTGTAGGGGTAATGAAACCGCCACTGTTCACAAACGTCCAGCCTGTGAAGATGGCAGTGACGCACGCACACAACTTTGTTTCGCTATAAACTAGCTGCTTTACACGTGGTCGACTATCCATATAGAGAGAAATTACAGCTGCAGTTTCCGGCTACACAGAAAATGAATGTGAAGTCAGTGTGACCAAATGACGTTGTCTTTTCTAAATAGACATTCACATATTGTTTAAAGACACATATAAGGTATAAAAGCAATATCAGTCTTTTACAGTAGCCTACGTCCTCTCTAAATATTCTTATTGCCCTTAAATACTACTACAAGCCTACTTGTATTAATACATTTGatcagtatttttttgtaatttaagttGCAATCCTTAACTTTTTTTTCTGGCGTCATTtcagtttgaaacataaaatcgCATCTTAcacactttttttacttttttcaaacaccttttattttaatatactacaacattaaaaactgttCAATTGTACCGTTATGGATCAAGGTAAAAAACCTTGTGCACCACTTCATTTGAAACATTAAcatattgttcttgtttttaatTAGAAAAAAACTTGCTTAAGCATTTAAGTACAATAAATCGCAGCTGGGCAATAAGGGCAATAAGAAACTTACCTTTACGTGTTGAATTCAAATTGACATTTCAAATGATTAAGCATAAttatatagatggtttcattttaacaacattAACCCCCCCCCAACTAAACTTcctgtacacattcacaaacaatagtgcctgtagattatttctgataacaatcaaaagaaagcgaaaagaactgttacttggctaattGCCTCTCCAGTAGGCTATTCcgaatttagactccgatagCCCActaagctcaaccgctagatgtgaatgtaccatacggttagtttaaatgcgaccgaaccaCAGGACCTATttaacaaatagtttatttaaaggggtcatatgacacggctaaaacgaatattatagtttgttttagatgtaatgcaatgtgtatacacgatttaaggttcaaaaccgCTGTATCTTCCACATacagtgcatgtttgtatcacctctttgccccgcctctctgaaacgcgcagattttttacaaagctgttCGCTCTGATAAGCgaagtgtgctatgattggccagttaaccagtgcgtagtgattggttgaatactgcaagcgtgtgatggaaatgtaacgcctcttaccatatttggaacatcaggttccaaagcaattgtactgacaggtacgcccaccttacttgcgtatacatttgggcggacttagtcaaatcatatcaCTAACTGacttagatttgtgggggtgtggttacacgaggcgtttcaggcaggtctgggtgagcattcgcttttagatagaatgcatcttttgttcccacactttaatttttgcaatttaacacaaagacacagaaaaaacacgtattcgcgccatacgacccctttaattaattaaatgaacttacaacaaaattcaacaaattgtttatttaatacagttaaataatacaaatcaatattaacaatattaacatattttaattaaataaaatataaagttatattattagacactagccaaacacaaaccggaagtaaCTGGACACCCAtgttgctagaagggatacagctacggccggaagtggtgcaaaatcgtgccatataattacaattaaATAGTATTAGCTAAcccctacacctaccccaaccctaagcctaaccttacaataataaaaaaaatattaatcaactgttttcagcgtgacaaaaattatgcaGTATTTAAGTGCGCATggccagtggaggtagctgtatcccttctagtcaaaaccgTAAGGCGCgtgcgcgtccgatgaaacggtctataaccATACTGTTCGGAGTAATGAGACAGTCAAGGCAAAACTTGACTCATATTGAGGCCGACAGAAATCAGGCTTTTGCAGTTATTACTGACAGCTTATTCTGGCACATGAAAACACGTCTGACGCAACTTCATCTGTTCTAACTCCAAAATAAGAAGCCAAAAGTGAACATAAGGCCATCATGTACATATGTTGCGCTTCAGTAGGcagacataaacaaacaaaccattCTTCAACTGTGACGTGGATTAATCGCCCTCTACAGGCTGTTAGAGGTACTGTAACATGATTACTTTATAACAGGTCAGCAGAAATCTTTATGGTGTAAATCTGCGCTGCTTAAAATAGAGAGGAGGCCTTATTTTtagcataaaaaaaacattttgtttattaaatacttAAAACGTTCACAAAATATCCAGTGGccatataaagaaaataattaaagaatCAATTATGGACATCTAAGGTTAGACAAAACTTGTGGTAATTATGTACAAATACAGAACTCTCACACGGCTCTGCAGTGTGAGCGAACTAAACACTTTAGACCAATTTAAGCATGAAAACATGATCCTGTGTGTTTCTGTGGCTTACGTGCAGTCcagttttttgtcttttacataTAGACTGTTTGTATTATGGTATACCTACACATTCGCATGTACACACAGGAAAAAAATACTAAACAGCAGTGTTGAATtcaactgtttgtttgtttgtatgtgtgctaAGAATGCAGATGTAAAATGACCCCCTGCTCTTCCAGTCTCTTAAGAACTCGTGCCTCTAGGTTCAGATCATGGAAGGAATTCTGCAACAACCAACATGAAAGTTACAGACATAAAAACtcatcatatttttttcagtaCATGGACACTTTCAAACCAACCTTCATGGATTTCATTGTGTCCTGTCCATAGTAGTGGATTGGCTGTTGCTGGTTTCTGTTTTCCGGATATCCGAATCCAGCCAGATGAACGACATCACAGTAGTTTAGTGCCACAAACACTGCCAGAATACCAGTGGTGGGATGAACAGGCTTCTGAAAGAACAGCAAAAACAAAGGTGGTGCATGTTAGAGTCTATTCAATAGCGTCTGTTCTCCTGCAGGGGGCAGTTGTGTTCTTTCACAGAATACCCCAAAATTAACATTCTGTTACTCGCTATAAaggcaaaataaataagttCATATGACAATGCTGTATGAACTATACGCCATATCCCATATCTTCTCAAGCCATTTGATACTTGTTATTTGATAAGTTATTCAATGAAACAATCACCTTAACTGTTGCTCTCAAATTACCAAGATTGGATGCCAATTACATCAACAGCTTTTGTTTCTAAAGTATCTTGCATTCTAAAGTCATGATATATAATACAATGGCTGCCATATTTGCTTCAGAAAACTTGATTAAACTTGACATGTAATTTGTAAATGTGGTGAAATCGCtttaaggtatagttcacccaataaataaaaattctgtcatcatttactcacccccttgtcatttcaaacctgtatgataagaaagtatttttatgagaaaatatattttttaaatgttgttaaccgaacaacagcgctacctattgacttgcattggttttgtgtccatacaatataagtgaatgggtaccgccgttgttcggttaccgacattcttccaaatatcttcttttgtgttctgcagaagaaagaaagtcatacaggcttgaaatgacaagagggtgaggaaatgatgacagaatcttcatttttgggtgaactaaccctctTTGCACACGCTTCGTATGCTGTGCTCAAAGCAATGCAGTAAAGCCCTTAAAACATGTTTGCTGTAAATAATTGCCAATGGTCACTTGTTGGGTGGAAATTTTACTAATAGCAGGGGAGAGCAATAAATCTTTTTCCAGGCTGGTCATTTAAGATGTGTCTTTATCTCTCTCCAGTGGTTCCACGTCATTAGCTTTTCTGAATGGCTGCATGATTTCTGCAGCTACCGAGCTGTACAGCACTACCCTAAACACACGCACAGAGTATATTCCCGCAAAGAAAAATCTCAGCATGGATATGGTGAAACATTTTAACAACAATAACACCTTTAACAAGAGAAttcattagggatgcaccgaacaTTCGGCGGCCGAAAATGGCCCAAAAGTGCATTTTCGGTTTTCGGCCGAAAGACTTTTATCACCGAAACAATACGGCCGAaatgttgtgatgacgcaaacAGAAACCGCGACCTGCACGTGCTTGTCTGAAGCAACATGTCTGCGGTGTGGACGTATTTCAGTATACCTGAGAAAGACCCACGGACAGCGATTTGCAAAACATGTAATGCCGAAATTTCAAGAGGGGGTGCATCTGCAAAGACTTTCTCCACGTCGGGTTTAATTTATCACCTGAAATCCAAACATTCCGATCGCTACGCTGAATATGAGAGGAACGCGGCACAGAAAAGGAAAACGCCTCCGAGCACGCCCACTAAAATGCACGAGAAATGATCCAGGCCGCGATGGATGCGGAGAACCCGCGTGGAGACGGAGCAGCGCTCAGCGCAGGAGATCAGAGCGCAGAAAAAAGGACTCGTCTCTCTGCACCAGATGAGGGGCATGCACCCTCGTTGTCTGATATGTTAAGTGAAATCCTGCAAGAAAGTGCCTCAAATAATAGGTAATGCACTTGACCTAAATGCACTTTGTTTTTATGAGAgaacatttaattttacaacCTTTCAGCAGGCCTgtacattattatttaatgtacaCATGAGTGGGGTCAAGTTAAACATTTTggtttgaattttattttatactgtgcATTGTTgcaatgtgttaaataaatatttgcataATTTGTAATTGATTTATTCTTTGAaactttaatattaatttatgcaATTGCAATACCTTGATTTTAGTAAAGTTAGTACACAGTCATAGCCATAAATGCAATGGTACTAATAATTGGCATAATTTCTTTCGGTGTTTCGGTTTTCGGCCTTGGTTTCCTCTTTTTCGGTTTTCGGTTtcagccaagaattttcatttcggtgcatccctagaatTCATCcttcattggcattttaaaatccCCTGATATTTACAAGTTTTTCATGATCACTGACTCATCTCATGATTTCCTCCATATCTGTTGTTCTCTTTCTAATTTTAGGAACAATGCTTCAGCTAGCATTTCCTATTCAAAACTCTCTCTTTACGCTGTCAGAGGGTGAACAGGCGTTTGGCTACAGGCTGTGTCAGGGATTTAGTAATACGTGTCTAGCTTAAGAACtatattacatatatattatacattatttgGCCTTAAGCATCTTAAAACAATACAGTATTTGACTGAAAATATCACTTGCAGCTTCAGGCTTTTTTCTCGAAAAGCAATGGatcgtgtgcatgtgtgcaagTGGCATCCGCTcagtgatgtgttgtgtttttgataGTAGAGCTCCACTTGCTGCATTCCTAAAGTTTGTGTCATTCAGTCTGGCTGGCTGCCCAGATGTACGGTAGCGGGGGCCCTGTCAGTGAAGTACGCAGAGGTGAAGTATGAGAGGTGATTGTTCTTATCCTTTAGTATATAAACCCTTACaagaagtttattcaagtgtgctattagtatatatttttatacttctaaaatgaaaaagtaacCCTTACTACAAAAGAAGTTTACAATTAGTTccagtccttgattctgattggtcgataGCTGTGCTATATTCGCAATAAAACAGCTATGAATGCTTCACCTAAAGAATGCTTCCCCTAATGATTCACCTAACGGTTCTGTGTATGACAACGCACCCTTAGCAACGTAAACAAaacattatattgttgtttaCAGTCAATCAGGGACTTTTTTTTCAGCGGATGGAAGGTTATATTTTTCCAACCCTCAACTTCACAGCTGTGAGAACCCAGAACATCGCAATGGTTACCAGTGTGTCAATCAGTACAAATCAGTCAATCAGTGAAACTTTGCAGTGTGTGCGTGGCCAATAAAGCACAGCCTCGTGTAACTTATTGCTTTCAttttcaagtgtgctattagtatacttcttttcaatttaaaaaataaaaagtatacttttgaGACTTTTCATGCACTTCTCAGAAACATCCTTAAAATTACACTTAAATATACCTTACATAGGAACAGAAATGCGGATTTGCCTCATACTTCAAACCTACTAAAAACCTAAATAAAAAGATAGTAGTATATTAAAGGTGcaaagatatttataaataGAACTTtacttcaattaaaaaaaattcaagtaTACTTGCAGTGTAAATCTACTAGTAGTTTACTAAGAGTATACTTAAAAGTGTACTATCATAAAATGTGTGAAACATGTAAACTATCAGTATACCCATAAGTTAACTGTAGCACAGTTGCAttacaaacaaaatacattaagtAGTTGTAAAGTACTGTACTCATAGTGTactactgttacacttaaagtatactatatactatttatactaTTAGTATAAAAACGAGTTcacttttaatatattttcagTACATGCGAAaccttttataaactaaaaaaaaaaaacttataaactaaaaagtgggcctACTGTACAAGTATACTACTAGCACACTTACTACATAAAGAATACTTAAAAATTAAttaagtatataaataaaattaacttgaagtatatacagtacttgggataaaaatgacagtaaatgtGTTTCATGTGTGTCTGAGAAGGTTTGCACCAGAGCTCACTGTGAGCATGCTGAacaaaaaaggcaaaaatatgaggaggagtgtgcctcacaaacatacagtacacaggAGGAACATGCACATGTTTGTCGACTGTGGTCACTGATTAAGACAAAGTGTGAAAGAACCGAAGAAACAATTTGAGGTGAGTTTGGTGGGTGGGAGGGTGGGTGGGTGGGGAGGAAGTACAGAATAATTTCAGCTTCAGTTCATATTCTTCCGTTTCCTGTTACATGCCTTAGAGAGCTCGTACCAGAAATAAACAGACACACTTCTTATCTGAACTCTTTTTATCTAAACAAGTCTCTGTTGGTTTATTAGGAAACTGACTTGCTGTATGTCATCACAGCTTCACTAGAATTACAGATAATGcgcaaaaaaaaatatttaatctctGACTTCCAGTGATGACAAACAAGTTGTCATTTGGGATTTTGGCATCTTGAAATATTTTGGCCTCAATATATATAAAGgccaaaatatatataaatatgtatttggtTGCCAGACCAAAGAGTATTTAACATCACATTCCCCAGGAGCTTGGCCACGTGTGGTTCTCACCTGTTGCCGGCGTGGGTTCAGGGGAATTTTAAGAAGGTTGCTGGCTGTTAGATGAAGGAAATATGGATCCAGCACACGGATCTGACTGAATCTGCCGAGCCAAATCTGAGGAGGAGGCTTCCAAAAACCCTTTCGGACCTAAGTCAAGCACAGAGATCTCAGTGTCTCATGTTTATTGGTCAAAACAGTGGTACTGGGTGAGGCAAGTGTGAAAACACAAATAAGTTGCTGACAACAAGCAGTGAAACtttgctcaccctcttttcattatATAAGATCTCTTTGAGCCAGAGGAGGTCCTGCTGTTTGAATGGAACCAGGACCAGCAGGGTGTCTGGGTCATTGTGTTTCCCAGGGTTATAAGACGCTGATTCAGGGTAAAACAGACGCAGGGTGGTCTTGTTTCCCACATCCTCCTCGAAGCCTCTGACTGGGGCATCGTTCAGCCTGAGTGAAGTAATACAAATTAGACGAGCAAATAGAggaaggtcaaaggtcaagcgCTGAGGATATTGAAATTTCTGCACGCTTAATAACGCTTATTTATAAATCAATACTCAGAATGTGCATATAAAGcggatgaaataataaaataaaccaagtGTCCTATGGGCAGGATGTTACTTTACGGTTATGTACGCACatgcacataaataaataatgttgaaaTTGGCTCATGCGCTGTGTTTCAGATGAATCACTAAAAGAGCTCAAGCAAAACTTACCagactttaaaatatttatacctCTAAACAAAGATGTGATGTAATTAGTCTGTTTTGTATTTGGCTTTAAATCACTTGCCATGATTTTCAGTGAGAGCTTTTTTACAATTCATGAATTTTCCATGGGCCTCCTGGCTATTTTAAATGGACCCCTGGAGTACGTGGACCCCGGTTTGAGAAActacttaaaaacaaataatggcTACACGGCGGGTAATGAATTACCAAATAACTGACAATGGAAAACAGAAACTTGGAGCTTAAATCTTGCATGCAACAAATTATAAAAGCATCAGCGACTCAAAGATGTTTTAGAAAAGAATTAAACATTACTATACAAACTGTAAGCGGTAAGGCTACAGGGTAATGTAAGGGTAAGCACCCTGGGACTATAGATGCTACAACACCCTCTTATCACTACTGACAGAAAACAGACGACCACCCCCATGTGACATTTGCTTTTTCGTGGGATTTATTTATTGAGACAGAAACAGTCTTCTTTACACAATGAGATTAGAGAAAAGCTGCTGATCTCTGTTAATGGGGACTTTGAACCAGGATTTGTAACTCAACACCAAATGTCAACCAGTTCTCCTTTCCTCCTCCATGGTGATTAGGGCTGAGTAGGAGGAAATTATGGAAAAATACTAGGCCAAATTTTACCGTTTGTTAGAagcttaggagaaataaaatggCCTTTGTTCATTCCTCAGCTTTAAACCGGTTGAGAAACAGTAGCCAAGCAGAGCTCTAATAACAGAAGTTATTGTGCAGTGAGCCTATTATATGTCACTCAACACATCTACAATAAACAAAGAATGTGAAGTATAAGCCAAACCAATGGAAGAGTTTAACCAGAAACCTCAAACATGAAGTGAAGCTTAAACTAAACCACAGAAAACCCTTCCAAAAACTTCGAGGAGGAAAGTGAAAAGAAAAAGTGGAAATGTTGAGATGTTGAGGAGGAGTGTAGGTCTGCACCTGATCACGACGTTGTATTTGTTGATGATCTCCCCCAGTGAGCTGTTTTTAACTGTAAAGCTGTTCCCTATGACCACACACGTCCTGCAATCTAAACTgctgacacaaaaacacagttacAGGTCAGATAGCAAATTTTGCAATGTCTATTTATAAGGTTGTTGCAAAAACACGGAAATGGGAAACCACACTCTTAAAATGCACGTGTTGCTTTTAACACAGTGTCGCCTTAGAAGTagattgagttattcacatattcttattctgtgacaatttatttacattatgccatgtttttttttaaaaatgtgtgcattctgggacttttttaaataagatctacaaaatcaaattataatttggtgctataaggttctatctgcaaaaGCCAATCAGCACTAtgaatgcacacaagaggaccaatcaggatcagctttctttgtcatgtgaccAGACTCCTCAGTGACGGGGAATATCTGAGGAAACagtacaacacaaaacaatgtttgaaAGAAACCTCAAGGTTGACCGTTTTATTGATACTCTTGTCTACTCGAaagttcttttttgttttgttttaggttttgttgaggagatttttttatatttatagacacAACACTAGCCAGCAGTGCTAGCTTCCTAATACTTGTGTTTACATAGACTCTAATAAtgcagttaatgccaaatagtcAACAACGTCAAGAGTCTtgattacaaaaataaacattatgttttttAGCAATACTcatctttaaaaagtaatttgatCTGGCCCACCTTCTGTGGCTAAAACTTCGATAAAACAATTAGCACAGCCTTTTATGTGTTACTTGAACAAGAAAAATgcatcctaaaatatgaaataagtgtCATAAAAACCATGAAAATGTACCtttttacacattattatacactaatttcatgttttaacaaaagtaataaataaatggtttgtgttgcttgaaaatgtattgcttaaatgaatgttttgcagatagaaccttataattctaaacCGAAAGTGATTTTTCAGATTCAGAAGGTTCAATCTGCAtttgacctgttccaaaaaataaaacatttacaaatttcagaaaatgtcGATATTGTACATTTGGAATACATTTAGGTTCTCTGTCTTTTGCATGTATAAAAGAGATTTGTTCCTCGTATCATTTTTgctatatgaaatgcaaaaactttaacCACCCAAACATCAACCTATAATAAACCATGGGCAAACCAGTCACGCGATTAAATACAACTGCATGCTGCACGGCGACAGCATATAGAAATCGTACACATTCCGTACACATTCTGCCTGTAGACCTATTAGTCACaatctcaaataaaaaaataattgtcttACATTACTGCTGGCCTGCATGCGAATCTCAGAAAGTGGCCTTTCTTTATAGGTTGACACTGATGAAGTCCTGCATGAGGACATTAATGTTCagcaaaaaaagaaattcatttttgtgccatttggacaagaccgctcgtgacacttgaccttcactaacgCCGTGACGTCATGAGACACTtgtgttgtcattgtaacagtaacgttaTGAATGGACAGATATAGTGAatagacacattaataaaatgtattatatttatttttgataaaacattttcatttactgagtgtctatttacactgagtacaaatagcctgCCCAAGGCAGCAATGCTTTTTACACTAtctgaaaatagctgtattttctttggattaagtagaaataatagttagatgctattgatacttataaatagtggcagataatttccacctcagtattgttgtgcattaaacattatgcaataataacagagtgtaaatcattatatttagaCAAATTATTCAAATGATGGCAAcatattgagatattaaagccctaaacccctaaccttaccctaaactttatgaataaaaatgaatcttaaatcaattttattgaaaacaaatgcctttatgatctgtaatgtgatagaaaaaggtaaaagagtGACACTAGATATCACGATACGGTGTTCTGTATAATTGTCCTACCTTGTAAGAGTTTCCTACCGCAGTGCAAAAGTGTAtttaatctaaaccacatcgacaaaataaacaggtaggatgatttaaataccctgtcagatgcatgcattagacacgtaaaattgcaaaaattaaagtgtgggaacaaaagatgcattctatctaaaagcgaatgctcacccagacctgcctgaaacgcctcatgtagccacacccccacaaatctacgtcagtttgtggtatgatttgactaagaccacgcacatgtatacgcaagtaaggtgggcgtacctgtcagtacaattgctttggaacctgatgttccaaatatggtaagaggcgttacat
Protein-coding regions in this window:
- the LOC130562539 gene encoding CMP-N-acetylneuraminate-beta-galactosamide-alpha-2,3-sialyltransferase 4-like, giving the protein LCFCVSSLDCRTCVVIGNSFTVKNSSLGEIINKYNVVIRLNDAPVRGFEEDVGNKTTLRLFYPESASYNPGKHNDPDTLLVLVPFKQQDLLWLKEILYNEKRVRKGFWKPPPQIWLGRFSQIRVLDPYFLHLTASNLLKIPLNPRRQQKPVHPTTGILAVFVALNYCDVVHLAGFGYPENRNQQQPIHYYGQDTMKSMKNSFHDLNLEARVLKRLEEQGVILHLHS